Sequence from the Megalops cyprinoides isolate fMegCyp1 chromosome 4, fMegCyp1.pri, whole genome shotgun sequence genome:
CCTATGCAGCGAGGTAACCTCAGCTCCCCGTTCAGCTGCAGGAATCTGCCGGCCCTGGCACGACATTTACACTCGCGGGAGGAAGATATTTGATGAATACAACTACAAGGGAAGGTGAGTGCGCATGTGCCCCGCTGTTTAGGGCTgggtttctgattggctgctgtctCAGACTGGTAGTTTCTGTGGCTACGATACTGAGCGCTGGCAGCCCATGCAGGGCCCAGTCTGTGtcattattaacattaacattattggcatttagcagacactcttacccagagccacttacatagcttacggttttttacaatgttatctgtttatacagctggatatttactgaggcagttgtggttaaagtacctttcccaagcgtccagcagcagtgcccctgtggggaatcgaactcCTGACCTTCAGATTGAGACTGACCTGCTACCTACTGCACTAACGAGGCCTCTTGTGcacctgcctctctgcctcagtcagTCTCATTTATACCTGCCTCCAGGTTCACAGAGGAAGATGACAACAAACTGCGCAAGTTGCAGAAGCTCCATGGCAACAACTGGATGAAGATCTCGGAACTGACCGGCCGCAGCAACCACTCCTTAGAGCTGCGCTTCTCCCAGCTGGGTAGGTCggccaggagggggcgctgatgttttatttaatctcaCTGATTGCACTCGCTGGTGTTCATGTGCTTGCTGTgacatgtgagagtgtgtgaaatGTTAGGAGCAGCACTTTCCTTTCatacgtgcgtgcgtgcgtgtgtgtgtgtgtatgtgtgtgtgtgcgggcacTGTCTGATGTGTTGctcctgtctgtcacagctgctAACAAAGGCGCGTGGACGGAGGAGGAGCTGGCGAGTCTGACGCGCGCGGTGCGCTGCTACATGCAGCAGCTGGCGGAGCCGGTGGGCGACTCTCTCACCATCCGCAGGGAGAGGCTCTACAGCAAGCTGCCCTGGACCGAGGTGGCCAGCCAGGTGCAGACCCGCAACTGGAGCCAGTGCAGGATAAAGTGGTGAGATATAGCCCGCAgggggagctgtgtgtgtgtgtgtgtgtgtgtgtgtgtgtgtgtgtgtgtgttctgcaggctgatgcagtgtgtgtgtgtgtgtgtgtgtgtgtgtgcgcgcattcTGCAGGctaatactgtgtgtgtgtgtgtgtgtgtgtgtgtgtgtgtgtgttctgcaggaTGGCCATTCTCAAGCAGAAGATGACAGCAGGAGCACAAGTGTACAGAGGGAGGAAATCCCTGGAGGCCAAAATCAGGCTAATCAAAGCGTGAGTATGGCTGTGTATCCACGGTAACCTGTGTGTCACAGTCCGAATGCTGCTGCCTCCAGCCAGTGGGAGTGACACGGGTAAACAAGCTCTGCTCTGAGTCTCTGATTGGCTATTTTTTACAATAGGCATGAGGGTGTGGCCCCTGATCATGTGTcaaatgtgacatcacacacagatcTGCAGCAGGCTGTCTGACTGTACGTTCACACCAGGAGCGCGCAAGAGCGTCAGAATTTGCTCTGACCACCCTGCCAACAACGCTGTCGAAGAAGTGGATGTTCTGACGTAGATGAAATGAGCGGCTACAAGTTCCTTTGGAATGCTTGGGCTTGCAGACGTTATTTAAAGGGGccgcaaagcaaacaaaaacgtGTCGACCGCTATTTTTGTGCCGACCACAAGTAGGGTAGTTACCctcatgaaatcttttaaatgttaaggtATAAAATCGATcaatgaaggaaagaaatgaacaattataattacatgtttggtaacAAAATAAGCTGAAGAAATAGactaattaaaagccatttgtgtggtgtgacttttgtattgatgctaaatgctaagtcaaatttcaacatgcagtttataggacATGTTTACTAGCCTTGGTCTTTAGTTAACATTAACGTTAATTTGTGGGTAGcctacattaattaaataaacctctcctccattgtgcttgggaactAATGTTTGGCGGGAAAAGTTTACACCGTTGTGTTCTTTAGAATTCTCTAGAACGGAGCACTTCTATTCCGATTGGTTGCCGCTGAACCGCGtcatagctcattaccataaagtttTTTCTGATGCCAACGCCGCCAAAGGCGCGCCGCCATGCTGCTGCTCGCTGCCGAGAGACGCTCactcacatagaaaatgaatgacttccggtcGCTTTGATGCTCTCGCCGTGAACGTAGGGTCTGCCTGGGCAGAAGGTGCAGGGACCTCCTGCCCGCCGGCAGcctgcagctcagctcagctgagaGAAGCGTGAAAGCTGCCACTGCCGGTAACCGTTAGCGGTCAGCTGAGAGAAGCGTGAAAGCTGCCACTGCCGGTAACCGTTAGCGGTCAGCTGAGAGAAGCGTGAAAGCTGCCACTGCCGGTAACCGTTAGCGGTCAGCTGAGAGAAGCGTGAACAGTGCCACTGCCGGTAACCGTTAGCGGTCAGCTGAGAGAAGCGTGAACAGTGCCACTGCCAGTAACCGTTAGCGGTCAGCTGAGAGAAGCGTGAACAGTGCCACTGCCAGTAACCGTTAGCGGTCAGCTGAGAGAAGCGTGTGCAGGATCAATGCTCCTTTAGCTAACTGCTGCTGTCGTGTTTTTCTAGCCTGCACGCGATGAACGTTGAGGACGCCGCGGAAGTGAACTGGGAGGATCTGACGCAAGCCATTGGGTAGTGTAGACTCACTCATACCCCGGTCTCCGCTGCATCCATGTGCTTACAGAGATGTGAAAGGGCCGGTAACGGAGGTGGTGGGTAActggtgtggctgtgtgagcaCATCTTCCTGAGAGCCTCACACGGTGGGTCATGTTTGCAGTGATATTAGCATGTGCAGTCAGCCGTCAGCATTGAAATTCTGCTGTTATTTCTGAAGGGACGTTCCTCCCAACTATGTGCAATCCAAGTTCTACAAACTGAAGGTCACCCAGGTTCCCCTGTGGCAGACAATGTCCTTTGGAGGTAGGTCTGTCCATAAGCCTCTCTGTTAggctccctctgtgtgtgtgtctgtgtgtgtgtgtgcgtgtgtgctatacctctgtttcctgtttggttCTTCCAGATGTGATTGACTTCCTGAATGAGAAGGTTGTGCCACAGCTGGAGCAGAGACTGCAGGCGTGTAGAGGCCATTCCagagacgaggaggaggaggaagagggtgtGAGCACGCAGCAGGAGACCTTCCTCTTCTCTGACATCTTCGGCGATGAATCCGAGATGAATCCTGAAACGGGGACAGTGAAGAGGAGGCTGGCAGTGGCGTGAATTCACTCTCAATTTTTCCTTGTGGAGCAGAGGCTAGAGAAATGGATTGTGCTTcatgttgctgttgtacccttgggcgagggTTTTACAACCTGTGTGTGGGCCTGCAGCAGAATGGAGCTGAGAACCAAGATGCAGTGTGTGACGTAACGCTGGGACTCGTATGTGTGGACAGGCAGAACTGATCTGTGTTAAAGGCCGCGGTAAAATGGTTTTCAAAATTTTACTACCAGGTGATGTATTATGTTGAGAATTACCCGAATTGTCTTACTATTCATCCATGTGATAATGCATCTATGGAATGAATTTTATTGCACACTCGCTAGTTTGGCTGGGTGTCTGTTTCCAGAGCAGAGGTGGTGATGGGCTGAACAGCCACCCAGCAGTGCCCCTGCTGCTCTTCTCTCAGCATGTACGGGTATCAAAACCCGTCACACCCACAGCCTCACAAGCCCAGCAGGGTGGCTGTGTACCTCTGCTCATATCAGAATGTATGATTTTTTATATGTACAGTTTAAAGTCCAGAGACATGCTGAATGtgcaatgtataaaaatattttcttgaacCTAAGATGTCTTGAGATGTATCTCTTCAAATTTCTGTTGAAACAAGCAATTGCATATATTTCTTCCAtcgatacacacacatgcatacatatatacgtctatgtatacacacatacataccttAGCAGTGAACTGAGGGacactcagtgctgtgtggagaGGAAGGTCTTCTGCAAGTTTCAGGTTTTGCCATGTTGACACAACCGTTTGTCATGGAAAACATGATGAGTCATTGCACACTGTGGCCATTTTAAACTGACATGTTGCAGTTAAACCACTACCCAGTGCAGTCGCCTATCACGCTTAAACCACTCCCCATTGCAGTCGCCTATCACGCTTAAACCACTACCCAGTGCAGTCGCCTATCACGCTTAAACCACTACCCAGTGCAGTCGCCTATCACGCTTAAACCACTACCCAGTGCAGTCGCCTATCACGCTTAAACCACTACCCATTGCAGTCGCCTATCACGCTTAAACCATTACCCAGTGCAGTCGCCTATCACGCTTAAACCACTACCCACTGCAGTCGCCTATCACGCTTAAACCATTACCCATTGCAGTCGCCTATCACGCTTAAACCATTACCCAGTGCAGTCGCCTATCACGCTTAAACCGTTACCCACTGCAGTCGTATATTATGGTTAAACCGTTACCCAGTGCGGTTATCATAATCCACAGAGCACAGTTATGCATGATCCCTGTTTTTTCCTACATGGAtgttaaatggtaaaatggactgcatttatatagcgcttttctactcatttgagtactcaaagcactttacagttatatgcctcacatctacctaccagtggcagaggctgctatacaaGCTTACCAACtagccactgggagctgttgggggttcagtgtcttgctcaaggacacttcgacactctgccaggatgagccagattcaaaccagggaccttccaatccccagtcgactgctctacctcctgagccactgtcgccccctaGTGCTTAATCAGTGCCTAGTGAAAGCACCAATGATAGCAATGGCTCTGTTAACATCACATGCCACCTCACCTAACACTGGCCACAACTTCACACATGCTACCTCACCTAACACCTAAATAGCTGGTAAgttattttcttaaataatgTGATTTATGCTTTCCTTGTGATGCAGTATCCTTGTAAAGGATGTAATAACACATCTTACTCTTAAAATGTGTAGGGGTAAGAAAGAAAGGCTAATTTGAGTTTCCCTCCTATTGTAGGTGATAtggaaaagaaatgtaattccTGGTTATTACTGGTCATTTCCTTAGTTTGGGGCATTCTCTTGTCAAAATCTGAGGGGTTATCCAGATAGATGCCTGCCTTGgatgttcctctctctgttaaAACCATTTATCcacctttttatttcatatggAGGAATGAGCCTCACTGTTTAAGGAAAGATGTCACAGCCAGAGTGAGGGATCTTAAATACCCTCAAATATAAAACCTCCAACTAGGATTCAGAATTATACTAAAAACAAGGAGAGAAATACACCAAATTTATTaccttatttcattttcagcaagtTGGCGGATCAGTTTTTACTGGAATGT
This genomic interval carries:
- the ttf1.6 gene encoding transcription termination factor 1; protein product: MVKYDLPRFRAFKREGRALRRGRYSSEENRRLVQNVKDFLALTGIDSGTKLFFPSRFPEEKSHIVKMKNQYKFHSRMAAGICRPWHDIYTRGRKIFDEYNYKGRFTEEDDNKLRKLQKLHGNNWMKISELTGRSNHSLELRFSQLAANKGAWTEEELASLTRAVRCYMQQLAEPVGDSLTIRRERLYSKLPWTEVASQVQTRNWSQCRIKWMAILKQKMTAGAQVYRGRKSLEAKIRLIKALHAMNVEDAAEVNWEDLTQAIGDVPPNYVQSKFYKLKVTQVPLWQTMSFGDVIDFLNEKVVPQLEQRLQACRGHSRDEEEEEEGVSTQQETFLFSDIFGDESEMNPETGTVKRRLAVA